One Aphidius gifuensis isolate YNYX2018 linkage group LG3, ASM1490517v1, whole genome shotgun sequence DNA window includes the following coding sequences:
- the LOC122850830 gene encoding protein artichoke-like translates to MTWLTFTIQFVIKLQCVLSNQICYRVKYLNPICKTNTGELIQYKPAYESLNENQIQYIGHSINVICHHAFIEYEDDFGFGKYIKGLVLDLSDKDIIIEPSAIVLTKLERLEINSGPVQLESNSFQNLSNLQHLKIKVNEGSAKMSQVLKNLPRLKSLELLDNYNIDICEFTNTDTLQIKILGFMGGFIRSISSKSFECNDKFNIIPANIFDNITELKILDLSYNSISKLDNTYLTMSKNCELLNLSYNSMESIENGFFKNIKCITLDLGGNEIKYIANNEFKNSMIDTIFNEQKNQTLICYESKNHYFKICQKKNQLVSVIARTMPYRLSQETLIFEDSDIILTEDYIFYNLTIKNLIIESSAKPFQLIGESLKGLPKLKNLQLDTQPILIKNPTFFYIRDTLERLSLSLSSNSFDGLSKLENLELNVGLTVLEHGAFYRLTELTRLKIEVNGTKHLQYLRVTKTSLTTIERDAFFGLDYLEKINLSYNNIKRIVINVFNNLRALKILRLNNNNITGFDIGSLMTINNDYTLINVSYNKIVDIPERTFGNLVCKVFDIRENPLLSSKRTIMGYSAEIGELIDRLGQRHHPGQHFKISDDEPRRNSFPVCERDSFELIHYDRKYADYEEDIDTINVDDSDIILLQEYAFDDGHSETKTKKLILSLSDGNLIIEKNAFTKLTRLESLEITRVNETWTRLSEELQDIPNLESLEILDNGTIGICDSFEGELIISQLQYTGGEIYQISDSSFECLTQLKTLKITETQLSVIGFDAFSNLNKLKVLSITMNQNLSYIPPHNNGIMRNLETLDLTSSSESFKLNSEAFKGLSTLKNLVFKTYPISMEQNNINTLKKLEHLVISLTLSTQNEFCMYVELLKTLKSLILIEHGSSYFCNDLYKSKNEKLRYLQYQKTYNLISFIGDDAFRLQKSNYLPTDCTFHGKTEDFCKPETLSVLDLSFNKLEHLRNDMLNGILIEHIDLSNNDIMSPDDYEFDDYKMFDDSNKLQLFLDKEYEKNIKFWCFDETSFMICMKNHELLFVTHNDIDIRRKFNIFGPKNPSEFVSNLVLGLYIDDDFLSIQPFAFVNMTSRNQVKTLTIDKHSRGEFIFVREIFAGLIALENFELNVGPVKLRDRHFDNLHNLKSLKIEAIDDEFYLIETLQSLRHLESLEIVGNAYVGICNDPFANSIPAITNLSYTSGLIKKLRKKSLTCLTYLEKFKISHTLLRRIEEDAFYGLSHLKIINLAHNELKHIPINVFNHIHTLNVLELNDNRIVKIDVHALTMQDNFPYYSLLLLDLSNNELKNLNHELEGLKCKVLDLSGNDIDSDNILFFNSCIRKIIISLNNTMSLLNHCQK, encoded by the exons ATGACGTGGCTAACATTTACAATACaatttgtcattaaattaCAATGTGTTTTATCGAATCAAATTTGTTATCGAGTAAAATATCTTAATCCAATTTGTAAAACTAACACGGGAGAACTAATCCAATATAAACCAGCGTATGAATCATTAAATGAAAACCAAATTCAATATATTGGTCACtcaataaatgtaatttgtcATCATGCATTTATTGAGTATGAAGATGATTTCGGATTTGGAAAATACATAAAAGGTCTTGTACTTGATTTATCAGATAAAGATATAATAATCGAGCCATCTGCTATTGTCTTGACAAAACTCGAGCGCCTGGAAATAAATTCGGGTCCAGTTCAATTGGAATCAAATAGCTTCCAAAATTTATCTAATCTGCAACATCTTAAGATAAAAGTCAATGAAGGATCTGCAAAAATGAGTCAggtgttgaaaaatttaccaCGATTAAAAAGTTTGGAATTGTtggataattataatattgacatCTGTGAATTTACCAACACTGATAcacttcaaataaaaatacttggatTTATGGGTGGATTTATAAgatcaatatcatcaaaatcatttgAGT gtaatgataaatttaatatcatccCTGCGAATATTTTCGATAATATaactgaattaaaaatattggatTTGAGTTACaattcaatatcaaaattGGACAACACATATTTAACGATGAGTAAAAattgtgaattattaaatttgagttATAATTCTATGGAATCTATTgaaaatggattttttaaaaatatcaaatgcaTAACACTTGATCTTGGAGGCAATGAAATCAAATATATTGCTAATaacgaatttaaaaattcaatgattgaTACAATATT TAATGAACAAAAGAACCAAACTCTCATTTGTTATGAAagtaaaaatcattatttcaaaatttgtcaaaaaaaaaatcaacttgtaTCGGTCATTGCGAGAACTATGCCTTATAGACTTTCACAAGAAACACTTATATTTGAAGACAGTGATATAATATTAACTGAAGATTACATATTCTATAATTTGaccattaaaaatttgataattgaatCATCTGCAAAACCATTTCAACTTATTGGTGAATCATTAAAAGGATTACCAAAACTTAAAAATCTTCAACTTGATACTCAACcgattttgattaaaaatccaacatttttttatatcaggGATACTTTAGAACGATTATCATTATCA CTCTCATCAAATTCATTTGATGGATTATCAAAATTAGAAAATCTTGAACTTAATGTTGGACTAACTGTTCTTGAACATGGTGCATTTTACAGATTAACTGAGTTGACTCGTCTTAAAATTGAAGTTAATGGAACTAAACA TCTTCAATATTTGCGAGTGACAAAAACAAGTTTGACGACAATTGAACGGGATGCATTTTTTGGACttgattatttagaaaaaatcaatttgtcaTACAATAACATCAAACGTATTGtcataaatgtttttaacaATCTCCGAGCTTTAAAAATACTGagacttaataataataatattactggCTTTGATATTGGATCATTGATGACCATCAATAATGATTATACACTCATCAATGTAAGTTACAATAAAATAGTTGATATACCAGAAAGAACATTTGGCAATCTGGTATGTAAAGTATTTGATATAAGAGAGAATCCACTATTGTCTAGTAAAAGGACAATAATGGGATATTCAGCTGAAATCGGAGAATTAATTGATAGATTAGGCCAACGTCATCATCCTGGTCAGCATTTTAAGATATCAGATGACGAACCACGAC GAAATTCATTTCCAGTGTGTGAAAGAGACTCTTTTGAGTTAATACATTATGATCGTAAATATGCCGATTATGAGGAGGATATTGATACAATTAACGTCGATGATAGCGATATTATACTCTTACAAGAGTATGCATTTGACGATGGTCATTCAgagacaaaaacaaaaaagttgataCTCAGTTTATCTGACGGCAACTTGATAATTGAAAAGAATGCTTTCACAAAATTAACCAGACTTGAATCTTTGGAAATAACACGAG TTAATGAAACATGGACAAGACTTAGCGAAGAGTTACAAGATATACCAAATTTGGAAAGTTTGGAGATATTAGATAATGGCACTATTGGTATTTGTGACTCATTTGAGggtgaattaataatatcacaGCTTCAGTATACAGGTggtgaaatttatcaaatatcagACAGTTCATTTGAATGTTTGACACAGCTTAAAACCTTGAAAATCACAGAAACACAGTTGTCAGTAATCGGATTTGATGCATTtagcaatttaaataaattgaaagttCTCTCAATAACAATGAATCAAAATCTAAGTTATATTCCACCACATAATAATGGCATTATGAGAAATCTTGAAACATTAGATTTAA CTTCATCTAGTGAAAGTTTTAAACTCAACTCTGAAGCATTTAAAGGATTATCAACCCTTAAAAATCTGGTATTCAAGACGTATCCAATTTCAATGGaacaaaataacataaatacgttgaaaaaattagaacatCTTGTAATATCACTTACACTATCAACTCAGAATGAATTTTGCATGTATGTAGAACTTTTAAAAACcttaaaaagtttaatacTTATAGAACATGGTTCATCTTATTTTTGCAATGATTTGTATAAatcgaaaaatgaaaaacttcgATATCTTCAATACCAAAAAA CTTATAATTTGATATCATTTATTGGAGATGATGCATTTCGATTACAGAAGAGCAATTATTTACCCACTGATTGCACGTTTCACGGAAAAACTGAAGATTTCTGTAAACCTGAAACCCTATCAGTGTTAGATTtgagttttaataaattggaaCACCTAAGAAATGATATGCTCAATGGTATATTGATTGAACATATTGATCTTTCCAATAATGATATAATGTCTCCTGACGACTACGAATTTGACGACTACAAAATGTTTGATGATTCTAATAAACTTCAATTGTTTCTTGAtaaagaatatgaaaaaaatataaagttttgGTGTTTCGATGAAACTTCGTTTATGATTTGTATGAAAAaccatgaattattatttgtaactcATAACGATATTGATATTCGacgaaaatttaatatatttggtCCAAAAAATCCATCAGAATTTGTTTCCAATTTAGTACTTGGTTTATATATTGACGACGATTTTTTATCGATACAACCATTTGCATTCGTAAATATGACAAGTAGAAATCAAGTAAAAAcattaacaattgataaacATTCACgaggtgaatttatttttgtacgaGAAATATTTGCTGGTTTAATAGCTTTAGAAAACTTTGAACTGAATGTTGGCCCAGTTAAACTTAGAGATCGTCATTTTGATAATCTCCATAATCTCAAATCTTTAAAAATCGAAgcaattgatgatgaattcTACTTGATTGAAACATTGCAATCTTTACGTCATTTGGAAAGCTTGGAAATTGTTGGGAATGCTTATGTGGGTATTTGTAATGATCCATTTGCAAATAGCATTCCGGCAATTACCAACCTTTCATATACAAGtggattaataaaaaaattacgaaaaaaatcattaacttGTTTGACATATTTGGAAAAGTTCAAAATAAGTCATACATTACTTCGGAGAATCGAAGAAGATGCATTTTATGGACTctcacatttaaaaataattaatttggcCCACAATGAACTCAAACATATTCCGATTAATGTTTTCAATCATATCCATACACTGAATGTGCTTGAACTTAATGATAACCGCATTGTGAAAATTGATGTTCATGCATTGACAATGCAAGATAATTTTCCATATTATAGCTTATTGTTGTTAGATTTAAGTAACaatgaattgaaaaacttGAATCATGAACTTGAAGGACTTAAATGTAAAGTACTGGATTTATCGGGAAATGACATTGATTCGGATAATATTTTGTTCTTTAATTCCTGtattcgaaaaataattataagtttaaataatactatGTCTTTGTTGAAtcattgtcaaaaataa